From Silvimonas iriomotensis, a single genomic window includes:
- the urtE gene encoding urea ABC transporter ATP-binding subunit UrtE: MLQVENLNQYYGGSHILRGLSFTAEPGQVTTLLGRNGVGKTTLLKTLMGLVPAKTGSIHFGGADITKMASYDRVKAGIGYVPQGREIFSRLSVEENLRMGLATRPASTAIPPRIFDMFPVLKQMMRRRGGDLSGGQQQQLAIGRALAMGPKLLILDEPTEGIQPSIIKDIERAIRALAETGEMAILVVEQYYDFARSLADQYLVMERGEIIRAGKGAEMDADGVRELLSV; this comes from the coding sequence ATGCTGCAAGTTGAAAACCTGAACCAGTATTACGGCGGCAGCCACATTCTGCGCGGCCTGTCTTTCACCGCAGAACCCGGCCAGGTAACCACGCTGCTGGGCCGCAACGGCGTTGGCAAAACTACGCTGCTCAAAACGCTGATGGGACTGGTGCCGGCCAAAACCGGGTCTATCCATTTCGGGGGCGCGGACATCACCAAAATGGCCTCGTACGACCGCGTCAAAGCCGGCATCGGCTACGTGCCGCAAGGCCGCGAGATTTTCAGCCGCCTCTCGGTGGAAGAAAACTTGCGCATGGGTCTGGCCACCCGCCCCGCCAGCACGGCCATCCCGCCCCGTATTTTTGACATGTTCCCGGTGCTGAAACAGATGATGCGCCGGCGCGGCGGGGATTTGTCTGGTGGTCAGCAGCAACAACTGGCCATCGGCCGGGCGCTGGCCATGGGGCCGAAGTTGTTGATTCTGGATGAACCGACCGAGGGCATTCAGCCGTCAATCATCAAGGATATCGAACGCGCCATCCGTGCGCTGGCAGAGACCGGGGAGATGGCGATTCTGGTGGTCGAACAGTATTACGATTTTGCCCGTTCGCTGGCGGATCAATATCTGGTGATGGAGCGGGGGGAGATTATCCGCGCGGGGAAGGGGGCGGAGATGGATGCAGATGGGGTGAGGGAGTTGTTGTCGGTGTGA
- a CDS encoding multifunctional CCA addition/repair protein, with protein sequence MKIYRVGGAVRDEMLGLPVKDVDWVVVGATPDDMVAQGYKPVGKDFPVFLHPQTHEEYALARTERKSGHGYKGFQVYAAPDVTLEEDLLRRDLTINAMAQGEDGQIVDPFNGADDVKAGVLRHVSIAFVEDPVRVLRLARFAARFDFAVAPETMDLMREMVRSGEVDHLVPERVWQEIAKGLMEDTPSRMFTVLRECGALARVMPEIDALFGVPQPEKHHPEIDTGVHVMMVIDYAARQQLPLATRFAALCHDLGKARTPEEMLPSHHGHEGKGVPLVEQFCERIRAPAECRDLAIMVCRDHTNVHRARELRAGTVLELFGRCDGLRKPDRFSAMLDACAADARGRLGLENTPYPQAEYLRALLAAARAVDAGAIAGATEDKAQIPQRVAAARTDAIVEAMRVLREQAQFRHETH encoded by the coding sequence ATGAAGATTTACCGCGTGGGCGGCGCAGTGCGCGACGAAATGCTGGGTTTGCCGGTCAAGGATGTGGACTGGGTCGTGGTCGGCGCCACGCCGGACGACATGGTCGCGCAGGGCTACAAGCCGGTCGGCAAGGATTTTCCGGTGTTCCTGCACCCGCAAACGCACGAGGAATACGCGCTGGCGCGTACCGAACGCAAATCCGGCCATGGCTATAAAGGGTTTCAGGTGTACGCCGCGCCGGATGTCACGCTGGAAGAAGACCTCTTGCGCCGTGATCTGACCATCAACGCCATGGCACAAGGCGAAGACGGCCAGATTGTCGATCCGTTCAACGGCGCCGATGACGTCAAGGCCGGCGTGTTGCGGCACGTCTCGATTGCGTTTGTGGAAGACCCGGTGCGCGTGCTGCGCCTGGCGCGGTTTGCTGCGCGTTTTGATTTTGCCGTCGCCCCGGAAACCATGGACCTGATGCGCGAAATGGTCAGATCGGGCGAGGTGGATCACCTGGTGCCCGAGCGCGTATGGCAAGAGATCGCCAAGGGGCTGATGGAAGACACGCCCTCGCGCATGTTCACCGTGCTGCGCGAGTGCGGCGCGCTGGCGCGGGTCATGCCGGAAATCGACGCCCTGTTTGGCGTGCCGCAGCCAGAAAAACACCACCCGGAGATCGATACCGGCGTGCATGTGATGATGGTGATCGACTACGCCGCCCGCCAGCAATTGCCGCTGGCCACGCGCTTTGCCGCGCTGTGCCACGACCTGGGCAAGGCGCGCACGCCGGAAGAAATGCTGCCGTCGCACCACGGTCATGAAGGCAAAGGCGTGCCGCTGGTCGAGCAATTCTGTGAACGCATCCGCGCGCCGGCTGAATGTCGTGACCTGGCCATCATGGTGTGCCGTGACCACACCAATGTGCACCGCGCGCGTGAATTGCGTGCTGGCACCGTGCTGGAACTGTTCGGCCGCTGCGACGGCCTGCGCAAACCAGACCGGTTCTCTGCCATGCTGGACGCCTGCGCCGCCGATGCGCGTGGCCGGCTGGGGCTGGAAAACACGCCCTATCCGCAAGCCGAATACCTGCGCGCACTGTTGGCGGCAGCCCGCGCCGTGGATGCCGGTGCCATTGCCGGCGCCACTGAAGACAAGGCGCAGATTCCGCAACGCGTGGCCGCTGCGCGTACCGACGCCATTGTCGAGGCCATGCGGGTCTTGCGTGAACAAGCACAGTTTCGTCACGAAACCCATTGA
- the urtB gene encoding urea ABC transporter permease subunit UrtB — protein sequence MNTWMRHLLALLLGCLLSLSAHAALDAKVIRQLVDDDSDQKLAAIAALVQVGTPEAARVLQALSDDALYATDQRVWLKADDKVYDATTGAEINPAPDDVDTVSINNRVRGALDSALSGFKLTAADPAARLAAAQSLQGDVSASMIPALTAALKQETDSKVKPVLEQLLAQANLKNPDVKARLAAVEDLSHSNSPNARGLLLTRIDPANEPDAKVRAAAQSSIAAIDSRLAWISALGSVFSGLSLGSILLLAALGLAITYGVMGVINMAHGELLMVGAYSAYVVQGVFHAHFPGAQDWYLVAAVPVAFCAAAAVGMIMERTVIRWLYGRPLETLLATWGISLVLIQAARALFGAQNVEVSNPSWMSGGLEILPSLTLPWNRVVIIGFALSVLVLMWAIMQKTRLGLFVRAVTQNRAMAGCVGVPTRRIDTLAFGLGAGIAGLGGLALSQIANVGPDMGQGYIVDSFLVVVLGGVGQLAGAVWAALGLGIVTKLLEGWAGAVIAKIIVLAIIIVFIQRRPQGLFAVKGRVVD from the coding sequence ATGAACACATGGATGCGCCATTTGCTGGCGCTGCTGCTGGGCTGTTTGCTTAGTCTGTCTGCCCACGCTGCGCTCGATGCCAAAGTCATCCGCCAGTTGGTCGATGATGACTCCGACCAGAAACTGGCCGCGATTGCCGCGCTGGTGCAGGTGGGCACGCCGGAAGCTGCGCGCGTGTTGCAAGCGCTGAGCGATGACGCCCTGTACGCCACTGACCAGCGCGTCTGGCTTAAAGCCGACGACAAAGTCTATGACGCTACCACCGGCGCCGAGATCAACCCCGCGCCCGACGACGTGGATACCGTGTCGATCAACAACCGCGTCCGCGGCGCGCTGGATTCTGCGTTAAGTGGCTTCAAGTTGACCGCCGCTGATCCGGCCGCGCGCCTGGCTGCCGCCCAGTCGTTGCAGGGCGATGTCAGCGCCAGCATGATCCCGGCCCTGACTGCGGCGCTCAAACAAGAGACCGACAGCAAGGTCAAGCCGGTGCTGGAACAACTGCTGGCGCAAGCCAACCTGAAAAACCCGGATGTCAAAGCCCGGCTGGCGGCGGTGGAAGACCTCAGCCACAGCAACTCGCCCAATGCGCGCGGCTTGCTGCTGACCCGCATTGATCCGGCCAACGAACCCGACGCCAAAGTACGCGCCGCTGCGCAGTCTTCCATTGCCGCCATTGATTCGCGCCTGGCCTGGATCAGCGCGCTGGGCAGCGTATTCTCTGGCCTCTCGCTGGGCAGCATCTTGCTGCTGGCCGCGCTGGGCCTGGCGATCACCTACGGCGTGATGGGCGTGATCAACATGGCCCACGGCGAACTGTTGATGGTGGGCGCGTATTCGGCTTACGTCGTCCAGGGCGTTTTCCACGCGCATTTTCCGGGCGCGCAAGACTGGTATCTCGTCGCCGCTGTGCCCGTGGCCTTCTGCGCCGCCGCCGCGGTGGGGATGATCATGGAACGCACCGTCATCCGCTGGCTGTACGGCCGCCCGCTGGAAACCCTGCTGGCCACCTGGGGCATCTCGCTCGTGCTGATCCAGGCCGCCCGCGCCTTGTTTGGCGCGCAGAACGTGGAAGTCTCCAACCCGTCCTGGATGTCGGGCGGGCTGGAAATCCTGCCTAGCCTGACCTTGCCGTGGAACCGCGTGGTCATCATCGGCTTTGCCTTGTCGGTGCTGGTGCTGATGTGGGCAATCATGCAAAAGACCCGCCTTGGCTTGTTTGTGCGTGCCGTCACCCAGAACCGCGCCATGGCCGGCTGCGTGGGTGTGCCGACACGACGCATCGATACGCTGGCGTTTGGCCTTGGTGCTGGCATTGCCGGGCTGGGCGGGCTGGCGCTGAGCCAGATCGCCAATGTCGGGCCTGATATGGGGCAGGGCTATATCGTGGATTCGTTCCTGGTGGTGGTACTTGGGGGTGTGGGCCAACTGGCCGGCGCCGTCTGGGCCGCGCTGGGGCTGGGGATTGTCACCAAGCTGTTGGAAGGCTGGGCGGGGGCGGTGATCGCCAAGATTATTGTGCTGGCGATCATCATTGTGTTTATCCAGCGGCGGCCGCAGGGGTTGTTTGCGGTGAAGGGGCGGGTGGTGGATTGA
- the urtA gene encoding urea ABC transporter substrate-binding protein: MNRRTALKLVTVCTLAAASGLSGGAFAADTIKVGILHSLSGTMAISESALEQTALMTIAEINAQGGVMGKQLEPVVVDPASNWPLFAEKARQLLSKDKVAVVFGCWTSVSRKSVLPVFRELNGLLFYPVQYEGEELEKNVFYTGAAPNQQAIPAVDYLLSKDGGEAKRFVLLGTDYVYPRTTNKILRAYLHTKGIQDADIMEEYTPFGYSDYQTIIAKIKDFSSQGKKTAVVSTINGDSNVPFYKELGNAGLKATDVPVVAFSVGEEELRGVDTKPLVGELAAWNYFMSVKNPENTKFTKMYRDWAKKQKLPNADTAVTNDPMEATYVGIHMWKQAVEKAHSTDVDKVIAAMGGQTFKAPSGFTLEMDPKNHHLHKPVMIGEVKANGQFNVVWKTKEPVKAQPWSPFIAGNDKKKDEPEAN; this comes from the coding sequence ATGAACCGTCGTACCGCACTGAAACTTGTCACTGTTTGTACCCTCGCTGCCGCCAGCGGTTTGTCGGGTGGCGCTTTTGCCGCCGACACCATCAAGGTCGGCATCCTGCATTCGCTGTCGGGCACGATGGCGATTTCTGAATCGGCGCTGGAACAGACCGCGCTGATGACCATTGCAGAAATCAACGCCCAGGGCGGCGTCATGGGCAAGCAACTGGAACCGGTGGTGGTTGATCCGGCCTCCAACTGGCCGCTGTTTGCCGAGAAAGCCCGTCAGTTGCTCTCCAAAGACAAAGTCGCCGTAGTGTTCGGCTGCTGGACTTCCGTATCGCGCAAGTCGGTGCTGCCGGTGTTCCGTGAACTGAACGGCCTGCTGTTCTACCCGGTGCAGTACGAAGGCGAAGAGCTGGAAAAGAATGTGTTCTACACCGGCGCCGCGCCTAACCAGCAAGCCATTCCGGCGGTGGATTACCTGTTGTCCAAGGACGGCGGGGAAGCCAAGCGCTTTGTGCTGCTGGGTACCGATTACGTGTACCCACGCACCACCAACAAGATCCTGCGCGCTTACCTGCATACCAAGGGTATTCAGGACGCCGACATCATGGAGGAGTACACCCCGTTTGGTTACTCCGACTATCAAACCATCATTGCCAAGATCAAGGATTTCTCCAGCCAGGGCAAGAAGACGGCGGTGGTCTCTACCATCAATGGCGACTCTAACGTGCCGTTCTACAAGGAACTGGGCAACGCGGGCCTGAAGGCGACCGACGTGCCGGTAGTGGCGTTCAGCGTGGGTGAAGAAGAACTGCGTGGCGTGGATACCAAGCCGCTGGTGGGCGAACTGGCCGCATGGAACTACTTCATGTCGGTGAAGAACCCGGAAAACACCAAGTTCACCAAGATGTACCGCGACTGGGCCAAGAAGCAAAAGCTGCCTAATGCCGATACCGCCGTGACCAACGACCCGATGGAAGCCACTTACGTCGGTATCCACATGTGGAAGCAGGCCGTTGAGAAGGCGCACTCCACCGATGTGGACAAGGTGATCGCCGCCATGGGTGGCCAGACCTTCAAGGCACCGAGCGGCTTTACGCTGGAAATGGACCCGAAAAACCATCACCTGCACAAGCCGGTGATGATCGGTGAAGTGAAGGCCAACGGTCAGTTCAACGTGGTGTGGAAGACCAAAGAGCCGGTGAAGGCCCAGCCGTGGAGCCCGTTCATTGCCGGTAACGACAAGAAGAAAGACGAGCCGGAAGCAAATTGA
- the mnmE gene encoding tRNA uridine-5-carboxymethylaminomethyl(34) synthesis GTPase MnmE, producing MLYHPDTIAAIATAPGRGGVGVIRVSGQDLSALVAGLIGRELTPRHAHFAKFKDEDGSVIDEGLALYFPGPNSFTGENVLELQGHGGPVVMRMLLARCVALGARHAEPGEFTKRAFLNSKLDLAQAEAVADLIDAQSEAAARSALKSLDGAFSREINTLVEELINLRMLVEATIDFPEEDIDFLEAANARGRLNDLQAQLARVLATASQGRLLREGMHVVLIGQPNVGKSSLMNALAGEEVAIVTDIAGTTRDTVRELIQLDGVPLHIIDTAGLRETEDTVEQIGIERTWRAVEKADLALLLIDSREGVTPHDEAILDRLPPALPVLRVFNKIDLTGEVAGAVGETEVHVSAQSGQGLDPLRTRLLHMAGWHGANEGVFIARERHLDAIRRGAEHLVNAGHAFHALELFAEELRLAQVTLNEITGEFSSDDLLGVIFSRFCIGK from the coding sequence GTGCTCTACCACCCCGATACCATTGCCGCCATTGCCACCGCCCCCGGACGCGGCGGCGTGGGCGTGATCCGCGTGTCCGGCCAGGACCTGTCTGCCCTTGTGGCCGGGCTGATCGGGCGCGAACTCACACCGCGCCACGCGCACTTTGCCAAATTCAAGGATGAAGACGGCAGCGTGATCGACGAAGGCTTGGCGTTGTATTTTCCTGGCCCCAACTCGTTTACCGGCGAGAACGTGCTAGAGCTACAAGGCCACGGCGGCCCGGTGGTCATGCGCATGCTGCTGGCGCGTTGCGTGGCGCTGGGTGCGCGCCATGCCGAGCCAGGCGAGTTCACCAAGCGCGCGTTCCTGAACAGCAAACTTGATCTGGCCCAGGCCGAAGCCGTGGCCGACTTGATCGACGCCCAGTCTGAAGCCGCCGCGCGTTCTGCGCTCAAATCGCTCGATGGCGCTTTCAGCCGCGAGATCAACACGCTGGTTGAAGAACTGATCAACCTGCGCATGCTGGTTGAGGCCACCATTGATTTCCCGGAAGAAGACATTGATTTTCTGGAAGCTGCCAACGCGCGCGGCCGCCTGAACGACTTGCAAGCGCAACTGGCGCGCGTGCTGGCCACGGCCAGCCAGGGCCGCTTGCTGCGCGAAGGCATGCACGTGGTGCTGATTGGTCAGCCCAACGTGGGTAAATCCAGCTTGATGAACGCGCTGGCGGGCGAGGAAGTGGCCATTGTCACCGACATTGCCGGCACCACCCGCGACACCGTGCGCGAGCTGATCCAGCTCGATGGCGTACCGCTGCACATCATTGATACCGCCGGCCTGCGCGAGACCGAAGACACGGTGGAACAGATCGGCATTGAGCGCACCTGGCGCGCGGTAGAAAAAGCCGATCTGGCGCTGCTGCTGATCGACTCGCGCGAGGGTGTGACCCCGCATGACGAGGCCATTCTGGACCGCCTGCCGCCCGCCTTGCCGGTGCTGCGCGTATTCAACAAGATCGACCTGACCGGCGAAGTGGCCGGCGCCGTGGGCGAGACCGAGGTGCATGTTTCTGCGCAATCAGGGCAGGGGCTGGACCCGTTGCGCACCCGTCTGTTGCACATGGCCGGCTGGCACGGCGCCAACGAAGGCGTGTTCATCGCCCGTGAACGCCATCTGGATGCCATCCGCCGCGGCGCGGAACATCTCGTTAACGCGGGACATGCGTTTCATGCGCTGGAATTGTTTGCCGAGGAATTGCGCCTGGCGCAGGTGACGCTGAACGAGATCACCGGCGAGTTCTCATCTGACGATTTGCTGGGCGTGATTTTCAGCCGCTTTTGCATCGGCAAATAA
- a CDS encoding 16S rRNA (uracil(1498)-N(3))-methyltransferase yields MPRFFVDHDLAVDHAFNLPEGPARHVQVVRMQPGESITLFNGQGGEYEARITLMGKRDVAVIVTAYAPQDRESPLRTVLIQAVSAAERMDYTIQKATELGVTDIWPVHGAYSQQRLSGERAQKRLAHWQGVAQAACEQSGRTRIPQILPVTTLDEALAAAPKDATRLLLAPGAATRLAALPAPQTCVVLLVGPEGGLSAAEETAARAAGFEGVVLGPRILRTETAGPAVLAVLQAVFGDI; encoded by the coding sequence ATGCCGCGCTTTTTTGTCGATCATGACCTCGCCGTAGACCACGCCTTCAACCTGCCCGAAGGCCCGGCCCGGCATGTCCAGGTGGTGCGCATGCAGCCAGGCGAATCGATCACGCTGTTCAACGGCCAGGGCGGCGAATATGAAGCGCGCATCACCTTGATGGGCAAGCGCGACGTCGCCGTGATCGTGACCGCCTACGCCCCGCAAGACCGCGAATCGCCGCTGCGCACCGTACTAATCCAGGCCGTCTCTGCGGCCGAGCGCATGGATTACACCATCCAGAAAGCCACCGAACTGGGCGTGACCGACATCTGGCCGGTACACGGCGCCTACAGCCAGCAGCGTTTGTCTGGCGAGCGCGCACAAAAGCGTCTGGCGCACTGGCAAGGTGTGGCGCAAGCCGCCTGCGAACAGAGCGGACGCACGCGTATCCCCCAGATTTTGCCCGTGACCACGCTGGACGAAGCGCTGGCCGCAGCGCCCAAAGACGCCACCCGCTTGTTGCTGGCCCCAGGTGCAGCGACGCGCCTGGCCGCTTTGCCCGCACCACAGACTTGTGTGGTGTTGCTGGTGGGGCCGGAGGGCGGGTTGTCTGCCGCGGAAGAAACCGCGGCGCGGGCGGCGGGGTTTGAAGGCGTGGTGCTGGGGCCCCGGATTTTGCGCACGGAGACCGCCGGGCCGGCGGTGCTGGCGGTGTTGCAGGCGGTATTTGGGGACATATAG
- the urtD gene encoding urea ABC transporter ATP-binding protein UrtD has translation MITVASGEELQTRPQWADPSAGQARAVQPGEVDTAHGVILYLDDITVSFDGFKALNKLSLHIDVGELRCIIGPNGAGKTTMMDVITGKTRPDSGKAFFGQTLDLTRLKEPEIAHAGIGRKFQKPTVFENHTVFENLELAMKTDKRVFKSLFFKLDSEAHGRIDAVMKQIRLDAHANRLAGLLSHGQKQWLEIGMLLMQEPRLLLLDEPVAGMTDDETMRTAELFLSLAGQHSLVVVEHDMAFVEKLGGKVTVLHEGSVLAEGDLATVQADPRVIEVYLGR, from the coding sequence ATGATCACCGTCGCAAGTGGCGAAGAACTGCAAACCCGCCCGCAGTGGGCCGACCCCAGCGCCGGCCAGGCGCGCGCCGTGCAACCGGGCGAGGTCGATACCGCCCACGGCGTGATTCTTTATCTGGATGACATCACGGTCAGCTTTGACGGCTTCAAGGCGTTGAACAAGCTCAGCCTGCATATCGACGTGGGCGAATTGCGCTGCATTATCGGCCCCAACGGCGCGGGCAAGACCACCATGATGGACGTCATCACCGGCAAGACCCGGCCCGATAGCGGCAAGGCGTTTTTTGGCCAGACGCTGGACCTGACCCGCCTGAAAGAACCGGAAATCGCCCACGCCGGCATTGGCCGCAAGTTCCAGAAACCCACGGTATTCGAGAACCACACGGTGTTCGAAAACCTGGAACTGGCCATGAAGACCGACAAGCGCGTGTTCAAAAGCCTGTTTTTCAAACTCGACAGCGAAGCGCACGGCCGCATTGACGCGGTGATGAAGCAGATCCGCCTTGATGCCCACGCCAATCGCCTGGCCGGTTTGTTATCGCACGGCCAGAAACAGTGGCTGGAGATCGGCATGCTGCTGATGCAGGAACCCCGGCTGCTGTTGCTGGATGAACCCGTCGCCGGCATGACCGACGATGAAACCATGCGCACCGCCGAGTTGTTCCTCTCGCTGGCCGGCCAGCATTCGCTGGTGGTGGTCGAACACGATATGGCGTTTGTGGAAAAACTGGGCGGCAAAGTCACCGTACTGCATGAAGGCAGCGTGCTGGCCGAAGGCGATCTGGCCACCGTGCAGGCCGACCCGCGCGTGATCGAAGTCTATCTGGGCCGCTAA
- the urtC gene encoding urea ABC transporter permease subunit UrtC — protein sequence MRTSYTERTARLLGPKGWTALGVFLAIMLVAMPVLHLLVPPGSPLHVSNYVITLTGKILCYAMVAVAMDLIWGYAGILSLGHGLFFALGGYAFGMYLMRQIGLDGNYHSPLPDFMVFLDWKTLPWYWQGTDHFIWAAILTLAVPTVIAFVFGFFAFQSRIKGVYFSIITQALTYAAMLLFFRNETGFGGNNGFTDFKRIMGYSVTAPETRVVLLGLTALALAGTLVLGRWLVTSRFGRVLAATRDAESRVMFIGYNPLWYKLFIWTLSAMLCGIAGALYVPQVGIINPSEMSPAASIEIAIWVAVGGRGTLIGAVIGAIAVSLAKSWFTVSFPQYWLFFLGFLFILVTLFLPEGLVGLYRRLRGNKAEAVAQEPAFTPDPETVSSAAPKAGLPTPQPHLTGESA from the coding sequence ATGCGTACTTCCTACACCGAACGCACCGCCCGCTTGCTTGGCCCCAAAGGCTGGACTGCGCTGGGCGTGTTCCTGGCCATCATGCTGGTCGCCATGCCGGTGCTGCACTTGCTGGTGCCGCCAGGCAGCCCGCTGCATGTATCCAATTACGTCATCACGCTGACGGGCAAGATTCTTTGCTACGCCATGGTGGCGGTGGCCATGGATCTGATCTGGGGTTATGCCGGCATTTTGTCGCTGGGGCATGGCCTGTTTTTTGCGCTGGGTGGTTACGCCTTTGGCATGTACCTGATGCGCCAGATCGGGCTGGATGGCAATTACCACAGCCCGCTGCCGGACTTCATGGTGTTCCTGGACTGGAAAACGCTGCCCTGGTACTGGCAAGGTACGGATCACTTCATCTGGGCGGCGATCCTCACGCTAGCGGTGCCGACGGTGATTGCCTTTGTGTTTGGCTTCTTTGCTTTCCAGTCGCGCATCAAGGGGGTGTATTTCTCCATCATCACCCAGGCGCTGACCTACGCCGCCATGCTGCTGTTCTTCCGTAACGAGACCGGTTTTGGCGGCAACAACGGGTTTACCGATTTCAAACGCATCATGGGTTATTCCGTCACCGCGCCGGAAACCCGCGTGGTGCTGCTGGGCCTGACCGCGCTGGCGCTGGCCGGTACGCTGGTGCTGGGGCGCTGGCTGGTGACATCCCGCTTTGGCCGGGTGCTGGCCGCAACGCGTGATGCGGAGTCACGCGTCATGTTCATCGGCTACAACCCGCTCTGGTACAAGCTTTTCATCTGGACTTTGTCTGCCATGCTGTGCGGGATTGCCGGCGCGCTGTACGTACCGCAGGTGGGCATCATCAACCCGTCGGAAATGTCGCCGGCGGCCTCCATTGAAATTGCCATCTGGGTTGCCGTTGGCGGTCGGGGCACGCTGATTGGCGCGGTGATCGGGGCGATTGCGGTGAGCCTGGCCAAGAGCTGGTTCACGGTGTCGTTCCCGCAGTACTGGCTGTTTTTCCTGGGTTTCCTGTTCATCCTGGTCACGCTGTTTTTGCCGGAAGGCCTGGTGGGCTTGTACCGCCGCCTGCGTGGCAACAAGGCCGAGGCCGTGGCGCAGGAGCCTGCCTTTACGCCTGATCCGGAAACCGTCAGCAGCGCCGCGCCCAAGGCGGGCCTGCCCACACCGCAACCGCACCTGACCGGAGAAAGCGCATGA
- the ilvA gene encoding threonine ammonia-lyase, biosynthetic, which translates to MSEATNDYLERILTARVYDAAIETPLEAAPNISRRIGNHVFIKREDMQPVFSFKIRGAYNRMAQLTPAELERGVVTASAGNHAQGVAYSAQILKCRATIFMPTTTPNIKVDSVTRRGAEAVLVGDSFSDCYQSAVNLAQETGAAFIHPYDHPDVIAGQGTIGMELLRQHSGKLDAIFIPVGGGGLIAGVAAYIKRLRPEVKIIGVEPTDANAMYLSLKLGERVLLPQVGIFADGVAVKQVGEETFRLCQELVDEVILVDTDAMCAAIKDMFEETRSILEPSGALAIAGMKAWVAREKVQDKTLVAITSGANMNFDRLRYVAEQAELGEEREAIIAVTLPERPGAFRALCSAIGARNITEFNYRFGDKDQAHVFVGLQIQNRAEVTDLIEKLAAEKLAAVDLTDNELAKLHIRHLVGGHAPHVDNERVLRFEFPERPGALLNFLSSMVDTWNISLFHYRNHGADYGRTLVGIQVPPQDDAAFADFLEKLGYPHWLETDNKAYQLFLG; encoded by the coding sequence ATGTCTGAAGCCACGAACGACTATCTGGAACGAATCCTCACCGCGCGCGTTTATGACGCCGCCATTGAAACACCGCTGGAAGCCGCGCCGAACATTTCGCGCCGAATTGGCAACCACGTGTTCATCAAGCGTGAAGATATGCAGCCGGTGTTTTCGTTCAAGATTCGTGGCGCGTACAACCGCATGGCGCAACTGACGCCGGCCGAGCTGGAACGTGGCGTGGTTACGGCTTCGGCCGGTAATCACGCCCAGGGCGTGGCGTATTCGGCGCAGATTCTCAAGTGCCGCGCGACGATCTTCATGCCGACGACCACGCCCAACATCAAGGTCGATTCGGTCACCCGTCGTGGCGCTGAAGCCGTGCTGGTGGGCGATTCGTTCAGCGATTGCTATCAAAGCGCGGTGAACCTGGCGCAGGAAACCGGCGCGGCGTTCATTCATCCGTACGATCACCCGGACGTCATTGCCGGGCAGGGCACGATCGGCATGGAACTGCTGCGCCAGCACTCCGGCAAGCTTGATGCCATTTTCATTCCGGTGGGCGGCGGTGGCCTGATCGCCGGTGTCGCAGCGTATATCAAGCGCCTGCGGCCTGAGGTGAAGATCATCGGCGTGGAACCGACCGATGCCAATGCCATGTACCTCTCGCTCAAACTGGGTGAGCGCGTGTTGTTGCCGCAAGTGGGCATCTTTGCCGATGGCGTCGCCGTCAAACAAGTGGGCGAAGAGACTTTCCGCCTGTGCCAGGAACTGGTCGACGAAGTGATTCTGGTCGATACCGACGCCATGTGCGCGGCGATCAAGGACATGTTTGAAGAAACGCGCTCGATCCTGGAGCCGTCCGGCGCGCTGGCCATTGCCGGCATGAAAGCCTGGGTGGCGCGGGAAAAGGTGCAGGACAAAACGCTGGTCGCCATCACCTCTGGCGCCAACATGAACTTTGATCGCCTGCGTTACGTGGCCGAGCAAGCCGAGCTGGGTGAAGAGCGTGAGGCGATCATCGCCGTTACCCTGCCAGAGCGGCCGGGTGCATTCCGTGCGCTGTGCAGTGCCATCGGCGCCCGTAACATCACCGAGTTCAACTACCGTTTCGGAGACAAGGATCAGGCCCACGTGTTTGTGGGCCTGCAGATTCAGAACCGCGCCGAGGTGACGGATCTGATCGAGAAGCTGGCCGCCGAAAAACTGGCTGCAGTAGACCTGACCGACAACGAACTGGCCAAGCTGCACATTCGCCACCTGGTTGGCGGCCACGCCCCGCACGTGGATAACGAACGCGTGCTGCGCTTCGAATTTCCGGAGCGTCCGGGTGCGCTCCTGAACTTCTTGAGCAGCATGGTCGATACCTGGAATATCTCGTTGTTCCACTACCGCAACCACGGCGCCGACTACGGCCGCACGCTGGTTGGTATTCAGGTGCCGCCGCAAGATGACGCTGCGTTTGCAGATTTCCTGGAAAAGCTGGGTTACCCGCACTGGCTGGAAACCGACAACAAGGCGTATCAGCTGTTCCTGGGTTAA